The following coding sequences lie in one Calypte anna isolate BGI_N300 chromosome 7, bCalAnn1_v1.p, whole genome shotgun sequence genomic window:
- the TMEM169 gene encoding transmembrane protein 169 gives MPSEVLESSSGMEETTQKESKSGSQSPCHGSVRRAVATSVTFDGEATMDRRKKKKKESRPESIIVYRSDNENKVEEDQADEEGGQRSSEEGSKFLGQTMADGVWNMPLDSRYVTLTGTITRGKKKGQMVDIHVTLTDKELQELAKSKEPPKEDTPEKKKNCDVGLDRGPHIVLWTIICLPVIFVVSFVVSFYYGTITWYNIFLVYNEERTFWHKITFCPFLIIFYPIIIMVVSFSLGLYSAVAQVAWSFGYWWRVVRDMEKGFCGWLCSKLGLEDCSPYSIVELLDSDNISGSLSGKSSAQGVETSAV, from the exons ATGCCAAGTGAGGTACTTGAGAGCAGCAGTGGCATGGAGGAGACCACGCAGAAAGAGAGCAAGTCTGGAAGCCAGAGCCCTTGCCATGGCTCTGTGAGAAGGGCTGTGGCAACCTCTGTCACCTTTGATGGGGAAGCCACTATGGACcggaggaaaaagaagaagaaagagtcTCGTCCTGAGTCAATAATAGTGTATCGGTCAGACAATGAGAATAAGGTGGAAGAAGATCAGGCAGATGAGGAAGGAGGACAGAGGAGCTCTGAGGAAGGCTCCAAATTCCTGGGTCAGACCATGGCAGATG GTGTCTGGAACATGCCTTTAGACAGCCGGTATGTCACCTTGACTGGAACAATCAccaggggaaagaagaagggtCAGATGGTGGACATCCATGTCACACTAACAGACAAAGAGCTGCAGGAACTGGCTAAATCAAAGGAACCTCCTAAAGAGGACACAcctgagaagaagaagaatTGTGATGTTGGACTGGACAGAGGACCCCACATTGTCCTCTGGACCATCATCTGCCTTCCCGTCATTTTTGTAGTGTCCTTTGTGGTTTCATTTTACTATGGAACCATTACATGGTACAATATCTTCTTGGTGTACAATGAAGAGAGGACCTTCTGGCACAAAATCaccttttgtccctttttgaTCATCTTCTACCCAATTATAATTATGGTTGTGTCTTTTTCCCTAGGCCTGTACTCAGCTGTGGCCCAGGTAGCATGGTCCTTTGGGTACTGGTGGCGTGTTGTCAGGGATATGGAGAAAGGCTTCTGTGGCTGGCTCTGCAGCAAGCTGGGTTTGGAAGATTGCTCTCCGTACAGCATTGTTGAGCTGCTAGATTCTGACAATATCTCAGGTAGTCTCTCTGGGAAAAGCTCTGCACAGGGGGTTGAGACCTCAGCTGTCTGA